Proteins found in one Toxotes jaculatrix isolate fToxJac2 chromosome 18, fToxJac2.pri, whole genome shotgun sequence genomic segment:
- the LOC121198871 gene encoding cytoglobin-1-like, whose product MERMQGEGEVDHLEQPSPLTDKERVMIQDSWAKVYQNCDDVGVAILVRLFVNFPSSKQYFSQFKHIEEPEELERSAQLRKHAHRIMNAINTLVESLDNSDKVASVLKLVGKAHALRHKVEPVYFKILGGVILEVLGEEFPEVVTPEVAAAWTKLLATVYCGITAVYEEVGWSKLSASTG is encoded by the exons ATGGAGAGGatgcagggagagggagaggtggaccaCCTGGAGCAACCAAGCCCACTGACTGACAAGGAGAGGGTGATGATCCAGGACTCCTGGGCAAAAGTCTACCAGAACTGTGATGACGTTGGAGTGGCCATACTAGTCAG GCTGTTTGTGAACTTCCCCTCATCCAAGCAGTACTTCAGTCAGTTCAAGCACATCGAGGAGCCGGAGGAGCTGGAGCGGAGTGCTCAGCTTAGGAAGCACGCTCACAGAATCATGAATGCCATCAATACACTGGTGGAGAGCCTTGACAACTCAGACAAGGTGGCCTCAGTGCTGAAGCTGGTGGGAAAGGCCCACGCACTTCGACACAAGGTGGAGCCTGTGTACTTCAAG ATCCTGGGTGGTGTGATACTGGAAGTCCTGGGAGAAGAGTTCCCAGAGGTTGTGACACCAGAGGTGGCCGCAGCGTGGACCAAACTCTTGGCTACGGTTTACTGTGGTATCACAGCCGTCTATGAGGAAGTGGGCTGGTCTAAGCTCTCAGCCTCAACCGGGTGA